A single window of Nitrospinota bacterium DNA harbors:
- the dprA gene encoding DNA-processing protein DprA → MDPKKYWVALNMVVGVGKTLFHRLVNSLGSPEEVFRSSRKGLLQVEGIGEKVAAEILKFDIEKHVEREWHFVDKLGLKVVTSECPDYPRLLKEIYDPPPILYFKGKSLDQFQVPLAVVGTRAPTNYGKIVTEALCESLVSMGVCIVSGFARGIDTCAHKKTLQSGGETLAVFGCGLSHTYPPENLYLRDKIIEQGAIISEFPVTMRPERNNFPARNRVISGLSYGTLVIEAGEKSGALITAQFALEQGREVFAVPGNINSPKSRETNRLIKAGAILVDGPESIAEELSNSVRNYLQPIQLKASDTTDLTIIERQIISVLTNEEKHIDLIIENSRLSPAEVSATLVQLELRGLVRQLEGKLFVVV, encoded by the coding sequence ATGGACCCCAAAAAATATTGGGTAGCTTTAAACATGGTGGTGGGGGTTGGTAAAACCCTGTTTCACCGTCTTGTGAATTCTCTGGGGTCTCCTGAAGAAGTTTTCCGCTCTTCCAGGAAAGGTTTGTTGCAGGTCGAAGGCATCGGGGAAAAGGTTGCCGCTGAGATTCTAAAATTTGATATTGAAAAGCATGTAGAACGGGAATGGCATTTTGTAGACAAATTGGGGCTGAAGGTTGTCACCTCGGAGTGCCCGGATTATCCCCGTTTGCTTAAAGAAATTTATGACCCGCCACCTATTCTGTATTTTAAAGGAAAAAGTCTCGATCAATTTCAGGTCCCGCTTGCTGTCGTAGGAACACGAGCCCCTACGAATTATGGAAAAATTGTGACCGAGGCCCTTTGCGAATCCCTGGTTTCCATGGGAGTATGCATTGTGAGCGGGTTTGCGCGCGGCATCGATACTTGCGCGCATAAAAAAACCTTGCAATCCGGAGGGGAGACCCTCGCGGTATTTGGTTGCGGTTTGTCTCATACATACCCGCCTGAAAACCTGTATTTGCGGGATAAGATCATTGAGCAGGGAGCCATCATCTCCGAATTTCCGGTCACCATGAGGCCGGAGAGAAATAATTTCCCGGCGCGTAACCGGGTCATCAGTGGCCTTTCTTATGGAACGCTGGTCATTGAGGCAGGAGAAAAAAGCGGAGCGTTGATCACCGCTCAGTTTGCGCTGGAGCAGGGACGGGAAGTCTTTGCGGTTCCCGGAAACATCAATTCACCCAAAAGCCGGGAGACCAACCGCTTGATCAAAGCCGGGGCAATACTTGTGGATGGCCCCGAGTCTATTGCGGAAGAACTGTCAAACTCAGTTCGGAATTATCTCCAGCCGATTCAACTAAAAGCTTCTGATACAACGGATTTGACGATCATTGAGCGGCAGATCATTTCCGTTTTGACGAATGAAGAAAAGCATATTGACCTTATAATTGAAAACAGTC
- a CDS encoding TolC family protein — protein MFCSLKVIRLEGSKFKIEAAGRKLVSLFKLGFSALLLIVFTVNASEAGGGVFTIPPLDKIIPLALEIEKSGPRSKSEIIYLVKEHYYQIQYKTNQLGVAEEVKKRFGTAIEKAEERYDKGEGEVTQSDITKLKLGLSGALNDIIELEDEILINKLALAGLTGLDFTNKSELEEDTIQPVQFPKQDFGKVFGEKYSFALFHLKKALLKVEENRSKMNLAQGSRKITRALLITEVANYDFGIGNSGDLFQALVIYTRVLSGYYEAVYNFNISVAGLKREIGKKNDPAFLGGGKISSQ, from the coding sequence TTGTTTTGTTCCCTCAAAGTAATCCGTTTAGAAGGATCAAAGTTTAAGATTGAAGCCGCCGGTCGAAAACTGGTTTCTCTTTTCAAACTTGGATTTTCCGCATTACTCCTGATTGTTTTTACAGTCAACGCCTCTGAAGCGGGAGGGGGGGTATTCACTATTCCACCTCTTGATAAAATTATTCCTCTGGCGCTTGAAATAGAAAAGAGCGGGCCTCGGTCGAAAAGTGAAATTATATACCTTGTCAAAGAACACTATTACCAGATTCAATATAAGACCAACCAGTTGGGTGTCGCCGAGGAAGTGAAGAAACGCTTTGGGACGGCCATCGAAAAGGCCGAGGAAAGGTACGACAAAGGGGAAGGGGAGGTTACGCAATCCGACATTACCAAGCTCAAGCTGGGGCTTTCCGGGGCATTAAATGACATCATCGAACTGGAGGATGAGATCCTTATCAATAAACTGGCTTTAGCGGGGTTGACGGGTTTGGATTTTACCAATAAAAGTGAGTTGGAAGAAGATACCATCCAGCCGGTTCAATTTCCCAAACAGGATTTTGGGAAAGTTTTTGGGGAAAAATACAGTTTTGCTTTGTTTCACCTCAAAAAGGCCTTGCTAAAAGTTGAGGAAAACCGCAGTAAGATGAATCTTGCCCAAGGCAGTCGAAAAATAACTCGCGCTCTATTGATCACCGAAGTGGCTAATTATGATTTTGGCATTGGCAATTCAGGAGACCTGTTTCAAGCGCTCGTAATTTATACCCGTGTGCTTAGCGGTTATTATGAAGCCGTATACAACTTTAATATTTCAGTGGCAGGTTTGAAACGTGAAATCGGTAAAAAAAATGATCCAGCATTCCTTGGAGGAGGAAAAATATCCTCCCAATGA